Part of the Gramella sp. Hel_I_59 genome, GTATACACCAGTTTCCAGGAGCTAGCTACTAACATTTCTCACAAACGTGTAGGACAACTAGCTAAGCAAAAAGGGAATAAGATGCTGGCTAAGATGTGTAATATCATTGCAGGAGATGAAATGAGACATTACATGGCATACAGAGAATTCGTAAAGACCATTTTCGAACATGACCCAAGCGAAATGATGTTGGCTTATGTAGATATGATGAAAAAGAAAATTGTAATGCCTGCACAGTTTATTAGAGAATCTGGACAGGGAATTGCTGAAGCTTTCGAAAACTTTTCAAATGCTGCACAAAGATTAGGAGTATATACTACTATGGATTATATCGATATCCTGAAGAAGTTAAACGACTATTGGGAAATTGATAAGATGCGTGGTCTTAATGATGATGCTGAAAAAGCTCGTGATTACCTGATGGCTTTGCCGGATAGAATGACAAGAATCGCTGGTAGAATTGCAGTACCGCAGGATCCCCATACATTTAAATGGGTTTCCAACAATGGAATGCTGTAACTGAAATTCCATAAAAAATATAAACCCTGCAGTTCACTTGCAGGGTTTTTTAAATCTACAAATGCTATAAAGCACTAAAAGAACCATATGAAAAAAATAATTTTTGCCATTACTTGCCTGGTCGCTGCCAATTTTGCCCAGGCACAGAGCACAGAAAAGAATAACGAGATCAAACTGAATATTGCCAATACCATAGCAATCGCTTCTGTTGAATTTGGATATGAAAGATTCCTGGATGATCATCAATCTATTGAAGGAATGATCCTGATCAATGATCGTATCAATTATCATTCTGAAAGTGGTTCCAGGAAATTTGAAACCAATAGTTTTAAAGTTGGTTATAACTACTATTTCGGAGAAGAATACGCTGCATCAGGTTTGTATGTAAATCCATTCCTGAAGTACAGAAGCGGTGAATTTAGCGAAGCTGCCCCAGATGCAGAATTTAATGGTGACCTAATCACAGATATGAATTCCTTTATCATTGGACTTGGTGGAGGTTACAAATGGAATTTCAACGATACTTTCGTGATAGGACCATTCGTTAATATCGGAAGAAATTTTAGCGATGAAGTAAAAGACAGATTTTCTGCTATCGAGTTCAATGCAGGTTTAAACATTGGGTATAGATTTTAATAGTCAAGTACCAAACAAAACAAGCCGATTCTTGCGAATCGGCTTGTTTTTAGTCCTGAACTTTGACTTAGCTAAGTTGTTTAAAGTTTTGTTTCCAAACCTTATAAGTTGCCAGATCTTTCTCCATTAAATTAAGACAGAAAGCGATTACTGCGGCATCATCTAAATAGCCTAGTACCGGTATAAAATCCGGAATAAGGTCTATAGGTGACAACACATATAAAAGTGCCGCTCCGGCCGCTGCTATGATATTAAATGGAATCTCCCTGTAATCCCCTTTCGCATAATCCTTAACCAGGGAAAAAAGGATCATCGCGTCATCCAAATAACGCTTCAATTTTCCTTTAGTTTCGAACTTATTGAGAATTTTTTCCTCTTCATCAATCACCTTTCCTACATCATCCTTAGAAAAGTCTTCAGTTCTTTTCTGATGTTCCTTTTCAGCCTGTTCTTTTGAAAATTCGCTCATAATTTCTTTTGGTTTCTAATCCTCGAAAATAAAGATTATCTCAACCTGATTCAAAATTGGGTCGTGTATTTAAGTATGATTTAACGATTTACGGTCAAGACTAACATAAAAAAACCCGCTATTCTTAGAATGCGGGTTTTCAGTAGGTTTATAATGATTACAAATCAAATTTTATTCCCTGAGCCAATGGCAGTTCAGTAGTGTAATTGATCGTATTCGTTTGTCTTCGCATGTATACTTTCCATGCATCTGAACCTGATTCGCGACCACCACCTGTGTCTTTCTCTCCTCCAAATGCTCCACCAATTTCAGCACCCGAAGTTCCAATATTTACATTGGCAATTCCACAATCTGATCCTTCTGTAGAAAGAAAACGTTCAGCTTCTCTCAAATTGTTTGTCATGATCGCTGAGGAAAGCCCCTGTCTTACTCCATTTTGTAATTCCAGCGCATCGTTTACATCTCCGGAATATTTCATAATGTATAATACCGGTGCAAAGGTTTCATGCTGTACGATCTCAAAATCATTCTTAGCTTCGGCAATTGCAGGTTTCACATAACAACCGCTTTCGTAACCTTCACCTTGGAGTACACCACCTTCAACTAAAATAGTTCCTCCTTCTTCCACCACTTTTTTCAAAGCATGCTGGTAATTCTTTACGGCATCCTTGTCAATAAGCGGTCCAACGTGATTATTCTCATCAAGTGGATTCCCTATCCTGATCTGCTTGTAAGCGCTTACGATAGCATCCTTCACTTTATCATAAACATCTTCGTGAATGATTAATCTTCTGGTGGAAGTACAACGCTGTCCACAAGTTCCAACTGCTCCAAAAACAGCTCCAATTACCGTATTTTTAATATCTGCATCTGGTGTTACAATGATGGCATTGTTACCACCAAGTTCGAGCAATGTTTTTCCTAGTCTTCCAGCTACTTCCTTAGCTACAATTTTTCCCATTCTGGTAGAACCCGTAGCCGAAATTAATGGTACACGCTCATCCTTAGTCATCATCTCTCCGACTTTATAATCACCGGTGATTAAACAGGAAATACCTTCAGGCACATTATTTTCAGCAAATACTTTGGCAGCAATGTTCTGACAGGCTACTGAGGTCAACGGTGTTTTTTCTGAACCTTTCCAGATACAGGCATCGCCACAAACCCAGGCCAGAGCTGTGTTCCATGACCAAACTGCTACCGGAAAATTGAAAGCTGAAATAATCCCGACAACTCCAAGAGGATGGTATTGTTCGTACATACGATGCCCAGGGCGTTCACTATGCATGGTCAAACCATGTAACTGTCTTGAAAGTCCCACTGCAAAATCGCAGATATCGATCATTTCCTGAACCTCACCCAGACCTTCCTGGTAGGATTTTCCCATTTCATAAGAAACGAGTTTCCCTAATGGTTCTTTTAATCTTCTAAGTTCATCATTAAACTGGCGTACAACTTCCCCACGCTGTGGTGCTGGCCATGTTCTCCATTCCTTGAATCCCTTAGCAGCTGTTGAAACTGTCTTTTCATAATCCTCACTGGTGGTTGCTTTCACTTTCCCAATGAGTTCACCATCAACAGGTGAATATGATTCAATGATATCTCCATTACTAAACCAGTCTTTACCGGTAGATGTTCCGTTATTTACGTCGTTTAAACCTAAATCTTTCAGGGCTTGTTTAATCCCGAATTCTTCAGCGATTTTGCTCATTAAATTGCGTTTTTATCGATTATTTTGTGTAGTTATTGCGAAAATAGTAAAAATAAACGGCTATTCCTCCGGAGCTGTGAATCGTTCATCGGCAGGCATTACTTCACCACAATTTTCGCAAGTGCGAAGTTCCTCACTATTATAAAAATGCTTAAAATGTCTTAGAAAGTCGGTTTCAATATCGTGTAAAGGGAAGTAAACCTCGTATAATTTGTGATTGCAATTATCACAAAACCAGAGTAAACCGTCCTCACCTGCTTCATTAAGTCTTTTTCGTTCTACCACCAGGCCAATGGAACCTTCTTTTCTTTCGGGTGAATGTGGCACTTTACCAGGATGAAGATACATATCGCCGGGTCCCAGTTTCATGGTTCGTTTCTCACCATTATCCTGTATATGAACCTCGATCTCTCCTTCAAGCTGGTAGAACAATTCTTCTGTTTCATTATAATGATAATCTTTCCTGGCGTTAGGCCCGGCAACGATCATAACAATATAATCGCCAGATTCTCTATATAAATTTTTATTTCCTACGGGAGGTTTTAAGTGTTCGCGATTTTGCTCAATCCACTTATTCAGGTTAAAAGGTCCTTCTACAGGCATATTTCGATTTTTTCTAAAATTACTGAATACTCCGGAAAGCTCTGGGACAACATCTATTAAAATTGAATTAAGAGTTTGCTTCAGAAGTCTATCTGAAATTTTATAACTTTCAGACAAATACGACCTATGAAAAAACTACTACTCCTATTCAGTTTTGTCACTTTACTTTCCTGTGATCAGAATTCAGAAAATAAATCAGAAGTTTCTACTTCAGCAGAAGAAACTAAAACTGCCACCGATACAACTCAAAATTTTGGAATTGTGATCCATGGTGGTGCTGGTACGATCCTCAAGGAAAATATGAGTGATAGTCTGGAAAAGGCCTACAAGGATAAGATGGAAGAGGCGATAAGAACGGGTCACGAAATTCTGGCTAATGGAGGAACGGCTGTGGAAGCTGTGCAACGAACCATTAATATTATGGAAGACAGTCCGCTATTCAATTCGGCAAAAGGTGCAGTCTTTACCAACGATGGAATAAATGAACTTGATGCCTCGATTATGGAAGGAAAAAATCTAAATGCCGGCGCGGTTGCCGGGGTTACGAATGTCAAAAATCCTATCAACCTGGCTTTTGAAGTTATGGAAAATTCGGAACATGTATTGTTATCTGGAAAAGGGGCTGAAAATTTCGCTAAAGAAAGAGGACTCGAAATTGTTGACCCGGAATATTTTTATACTGAAAACAGGTTCAAAGCAATGGAAAGAGCCAGAGACCGGGAGGATAACAAGACTGCTTTTTACGACCCTTTCGTTAAGGATGAAAAGTTTGGAACTGTAGGTTGTGCTGCACTGGATAAAGATGGAAATCTTGCAGCTGGTACTTCAACGGGAGGGATGTCTAACAAAAAATATAACCGGATTGGGGATTCTCCAATTATTGGAGCCGGAACCTATGCGAACAACGCCACCTGCGCAATTTCGAGTACCGGCTGGGGTGAGTTCTTTATTCGCGGAGTTGTAGCCTATGATATTTCAGCAATGATGGAATATAAGGGTATGAGTCTGCAGGAAGCTGCGAGTGAGGTAATTCAGAAAAAACAACCGGCTTTGGGCGGTAATGGTGGAATCATTGCTATTGATCATAAAGGAAATGTGGCGATGGAATTTAATACTGAAGGAATGTACCGTGCGAGTATGAATGCAACAGGTGATCTGCAACTGGGTATCTACAAGGAGAATAGTACCGAATAAGATTGTTCGAATTAAACTTTTAAAGCTCCTGGAATCAGGGGCTTTTTTAATTTGGTAACAATCCTGTCCAGGCTTCAAATTAGATTTAACGCAAACTAAGAGCTACCTTTGTTCTCTTAAAGATTCCCTACAAAGTACTAATATGATGTCATTTACAAAAAAGATTGGCCTCCTAAGCCTTCTCGTTCTTATGTTTTGCGATTCTTCAAATGTCAACGCGCAACGAATGTCTCGTGAGGAAGTTAACGACACCATCAAAAACATGCCTTCCTTTAGTAGTTATCACGATAATTACTTGATAAGTGGAATCCCCACGAACAAGTCGGCAAACAAGATGAATTCTGATATCAAATATCAGATCAGTTTTAAGCAGCTCATTTCCCGCGCGACACTTCCGCTTAACAGCTATTTGTTTGTGAGCTATACACAAAAAGCTTTCTGGAATATCTATGACAAATCCAGCCCTTTTGAAGAGATCAACTTTAATCCCGCCGTTGGAGTGGGAAAGCCAATATTCGACAAATCCAATAGAATCATTGCCCTGGCAGAACTGCAGCTGGAACATGAATCCAATGGAAGAGACAGTCTGGCTAGCAGAAGCTGGAACAGAGTTTCCGGAATGTTTCATACTCCGCTAGGAAGGCGGACCATGTTAAGTGCGAAAGCATGGGTTCCTTTTGCTTATACTGAAAATCATCCTGATCTCCTGGATTTCGTTGGTTTAGCTGAAGTCAAGGTACAACAGACTTTTTTCAGAGATCTATTGATTGGCGAGGTGACAGTTAGAAAAGGACTGAAGGATTGGAAAGGATCTGTAGGCACAAAGGTTTACTACAAATTATTCAATAATTCCGGAAACCAGTATTTAATGCTGGAGTGGTTCGCTGGTTACGCTGAAAGTCTTATCGATTACGATAAGTATACTAGCATGGTTAGAATTGGTTATGTTATTAAATCTACTGATCTCAATATTTTAAGAACAAGATAACTAGCTCCCACATTAACGGATGACGTCCTGCAGTTAAGGCTCTCAAGAACTCCATTTTCAGACATTAAATATTTTTAACGAACATTTAAGTTTGATTAGTTCGGTGCGTTCAGAACCAACTGTATATTTGCAAGCTCATTTAAAATAATTGCATGGATTGTTGTTCACCAGAGAAACGAAAACTAATCGAAGAGATTGGGGTTCATTTTGAGAAAATACATAATCTCGCTCCATTATCGGCGAGGATCTATATCATCATGATCCTATCTCCTAATGACGGACATACATTTGATGAGATCATCGAGATCACCCAGGCGAGTAAAAGTTCTGTCTCTACACAACTTAACCTACTGCTACAAACCAAAAAAGTAGAATACTTCACAAAATCCGGGGATAGAAAGCGCTATTTCAGGGCAAGCAGAACCTATCTTAAAAATACCCTCAACGACGAAATGAACAGGACGAAAGAAGAGATCAGGGTCGTTGATAAAATTCATGAGTTCAATTCAACCTACAATAAAGAGAAGTTTAAGAAATCTGGCGGTGTAGGTCGTTTATATATGGATCATTTGAAAATGCAAAAAGAAAACCTGGAACGTACGATCGAACAAATGAACCAGGAACTGGAAAATTAATTATTGAAGAAGAAAAGTAGAAATGAAAAAATTGTTATCAATCTCAGGTATATTCGTCCTGATTTTAGTCCTGGCGGGCTGCGGGAATGAAGGAGAATCACAAGCCCAGACTGCAAAGCCACAGGCAAAGCCATTTCCGGTAACAGAGGTTCCTCAAAGAACACTTACTGGTTATACCACTTATCCCGTTAATATCGAAGGGATCATTAATAGTGAGGTTCGCGCAAAGGTTTCCGGATACATTACAGATGTTCTTGTAGATGAAGGACAGGAAGTAAAGAAAGGTCAGTTACTTTTTAAACTTGAAACTCAATCTCTCAATCAGGATGCAGCGGCGGCGAAAGCGAACGTTAATGCAGCACAGGTAGAGGTAGATAAGCTAAAACCTTTAGTTGAAAAGAACATTATAAGTAACGTTCAACTGGAAACTGCAAAAGCAAAACTGCAACAGGCGCAGAGTAGCTACAATAGTGTTGCTGCAAATATTGGTTATGCCAATATCAAAAGTCCGGTAGACGGTTATGTAGGTTCCATAAGACTTCGTGAAGGGGCTTTGGTAAGTCCTACAAGTACTCAACC contains:
- a CDS encoding acyl-ACP desaturase, with product MAMDNIRLEVMNTVEKSVQGFIDKYLIPVEEIWQPTDLLPNLQTEDGFEGVHQIREEAKELGYDFWVVLVADMVTEEALPTYESWLMDMEGVKQHDASKGESNSWAKWVRHWTGEENRHGDTLNKYLYLSGRVDMKEIEKTTQHLISDGFDIGTGRDPYRNFVYTSFQELATNISHKRVGQLAKQKGNKMLAKMCNIIAGDEMRHYMAYREFVKTIFEHDPSEMMLAYVDMMKKKIVMPAQFIRESGQGIAEAFENFSNAAQRLGVYTTMDYIDILKKLNDYWEIDKMRGLNDDAEKARDYLMALPDRMTRIAGRIAVPQDPHTFKWVSNNGML
- a CDS encoding autotransporter outer membrane beta-barrel domain-containing protein, whose product is MKKIIFAITCLVAANFAQAQSTEKNNEIKLNIANTIAIASVEFGYERFLDDHQSIEGMILINDRINYHSESGSRKFETNSFKVGYNYYFGEEYAASGLYVNPFLKYRSGEFSEAAPDAEFNGDLITDMNSFIIGLGGGYKWNFNDTFVIGPFVNIGRNFSDEVKDRFSAIEFNAGLNIGYRF
- a CDS encoding YkvA family protein, with translation MSEFSKEQAEKEHQKRTEDFSKDDVGKVIDEEEKILNKFETKGKLKRYLDDAMILFSLVKDYAKGDYREIPFNIIAAAGAALLYVLSPIDLIPDFIPVLGYLDDAAVIAFCLNLMEKDLATYKVWKQNFKQLS
- a CDS encoding aldehyde dehydrogenase family protein translates to MSKIAEEFGIKQALKDLGLNDVNNGTSTGKDWFSNGDIIESYSPVDGELIGKVKATTSEDYEKTVSTAAKGFKEWRTWPAPQRGEVVRQFNDELRRLKEPLGKLVSYEMGKSYQEGLGEVQEMIDICDFAVGLSRQLHGLTMHSERPGHRMYEQYHPLGVVGIISAFNFPVAVWSWNTALAWVCGDACIWKGSEKTPLTSVACQNIAAKVFAENNVPEGISCLITGDYKVGEMMTKDERVPLISATGSTRMGKIVAKEVAGRLGKTLLELGGNNAIIVTPDADIKNTVIGAVFGAVGTCGQRCTSTRRLIIHEDVYDKVKDAIVSAYKQIRIGNPLDENNHVGPLIDKDAVKNYQHALKKVVEEGGTILVEGGVLQGEGYESGCYVKPAIAEAKNDFEIVQHETFAPVLYIMKYSGDVNDALELQNGVRQGLSSAIMTNNLREAERFLSTEGSDCGIANVNIGTSGAEIGGAFGGEKDTGGGRESGSDAWKVYMRRQTNTINYTTELPLAQGIKFDL
- a CDS encoding 3-hydroxyanthranilate 3,4-dioxygenase — translated: MPVEGPFNLNKWIEQNREHLKPPVGNKNLYRESGDYIVMIVAGPNARKDYHYNETEELFYQLEGEIEVHIQDNGEKRTMKLGPGDMYLHPGKVPHSPERKEGSIGLVVERKRLNEAGEDGLLWFCDNCNHKLYEVYFPLHDIETDFLRHFKHFYNSEELRTCENCGEVMPADERFTAPEE
- a CDS encoding isoaspartyl peptidase/L-asparaginase yields the protein MKKLLLLFSFVTLLSCDQNSENKSEVSTSAEETKTATDTTQNFGIVIHGGAGTILKENMSDSLEKAYKDKMEEAIRTGHEILANGGTAVEAVQRTINIMEDSPLFNSAKGAVFTNDGINELDASIMEGKNLNAGAVAGVTNVKNPINLAFEVMENSEHVLLSGKGAENFAKERGLEIVDPEYFYTENRFKAMERARDREDNKTAFYDPFVKDEKFGTVGCAALDKDGNLAAGTSTGGMSNKKYNRIGDSPIIGAGTYANNATCAISSTGWGEFFIRGVVAYDISAMMEYKGMSLQEAASEVIQKKQPALGGNGGIIAIDHKGNVAMEFNTEGMYRASMNATGDLQLGIYKENSTE
- a CDS encoding phospholipase A, producing MMSFTKKIGLLSLLVLMFCDSSNVNAQRMSREEVNDTIKNMPSFSSYHDNYLISGIPTNKSANKMNSDIKYQISFKQLISRATLPLNSYLFVSYTQKAFWNIYDKSSPFEEINFNPAVGVGKPIFDKSNRIIALAELQLEHESNGRDSLASRSWNRVSGMFHTPLGRRTMLSAKAWVPFAYTENHPDLLDFVGLAEVKVQQTFFRDLLIGEVTVRKGLKDWKGSVGTKVYYKLFNNSGNQYLMLEWFAGYAESLIDYDKYTSMVRIGYVIKSTDLNILRTR
- a CDS encoding ArsR family transcriptional regulator, whose translation is MDCCSPEKRKLIEEIGVHFEKIHNLAPLSARIYIIMILSPNDGHTFDEIIEITQASKSSVSTQLNLLLQTKKVEYFTKSGDRKRYFRASRTYLKNTLNDEMNRTKEEIRVVDKIHEFNSTYNKEKFKKSGGVGRLYMDHLKMQKENLERTIEQMNQELEN